TGGGGTACAAACTACGGAAGGTACATCGAGTTCTAGTAAATAATTTGGAGAAATCTTAAGAACATGACGTCCAAGCGTGATAATGGGGTATAAACTAGGGTATCTACCGGCTAGAAAAGCTTCCTTCTTTCCTtattattcagtaaattgattcctAAAAATATCAATTTATTCAGATGGGTTTTCTAACAAGATGAACTTGCTGCATTATACACATTTCTTTCTATGGGTTGCAGATTGCAAGGTTAGGCTAATGAAATTTCTATGGTTTATGATTTCAGATTCTCTTGGAAGCTTGTCAGATTTTCAATTTTGTGCAAGAGAGGAGCATAAGATAATTAACAGAATGGAGTTTTAAGTATGATAAATCAGGAACAAACTAATCAATTTATTGATTTTTTTTAGGAAATATCAGGAAGCTGATGCTGATATACAATGTAAGACAGCTACCGGCTAGAAAAGCTTGAATATTAATACAATTAATAATCAAGTGGAGTTTTAAGATTCAGTCTATAAGTAGGTCCAGTGATGATTCGAGGACTGTTATATCTGCAGGGGAATCAAAACAAGATGGTAAATCCTATGTTACTGGCATTATAAATATACATTACAATTTATTAATACGTCTTTATGTTCGTTATGAATGTTAATAATACCTATGAGTGGCGGGATTCTATAACAGCATAAAGTTGACAGTAAAAGGAAATATCATAATTAACTTTTGCTGTCGTTTTTCTAATAATTTATGTTCCTGTATAACCTCCATAAACAACAAAAATGGCCGTTTAGTAACCGGGAGATCCTAGGTTCTGTTAGTTGCCTTAAGTTAAGAAACTGTCCCCCGAATATGCATTTCCTTTGGATTCACCGTGCTGTTTTTTAACTTCACCTGTAATATTTTTCCAGACAAAACTATTTATACAGAAAGGCAATCCTCGTCACGACTCATCTCATCTCGTACTCattcaatttattatttatcAGATTGCAAATATCTGTGAACAAGATTGTTCCACTAATTCATCAGCAGTAGGTATCATACATACTTAAGGCATGTATTGAAAAATGAAGCCCAATCATAAAAATTTAGGTATGAATGAAAAGATGATGCCAGACATGAAATTCTATCTGATCCTCAATTATCTGACACAATCTAATTAAAATGAAATTAAATTGAAAGGTTGGAGATCATTTTGGTAATTTCCGCAAAAAAATTTAACTTCTTTAAAAATCCTACCATTGACTTCCATACGGAGAAAACTATGAATGCTAAAGTACCAAATTGGATATAACATTTATTTAAAAATACAGTAAATGTCTTCCAGTAAAGAAATGTCTGCAAATTGGACTTTCTTATAGATCAAGTTGCTGAAAATTTCAACAAAAAACTTTCTTAAAGAAAATGTCTACAAAAATGTGTGATGATCAATTCTGTACATGTTGCAGTCAGTAAAAAGGCTGAAGCATCAATCCTGCCTCATAATCCCCCTAAACGAGAAGTGAGATCAAGGAATATATCCTCTCTGCATGGTATTGTAAGTCCACCATTTGGATGATGAAAACCATATTCTTCCTCGGCTTGACTTAAcaagttctgaaaagaagaaatgtttaagaatgataatggaatcACAAATCGCTTTTTTTCTTGTTCTCCAACATAGACTGCACAATAACCTTTTGGCACATCTGACCCTTTAGAATCTGTGTGCCTGGCACTGAAGGAAGATCGTCGAAGAATTTGTTTAGCTTGATTAATAAGAGGCATACGAATAGCCATGGCTGTCAAGAATGAATGAAAAATAATAATTTCTTGATGACTTGATAATTGAAGAACCTTAGATAGTTGAGCTTAATTGTTTTGATGAGTATCTGAAGAATTGCAAGTGTATATATAGATGCAGTTTGTAAGTGGAATATATCTCGACAAGAACATGAGTGGTGCAGGTACCTTACGTGGGGTTAGTGATAAACAATAGTTCATGGACTGCACATGGCTCTGTTTTGCAACTCAGCATCAAGAAGATAACATGGGGATTTATAGCCATTAGTCTGAAATGAAAAAACAGTTGTAAATAAAAATACTACTCAGTTGGATCTCTATATTCAAAATCAGTATCTTAATTCTGTGGTTGATTAGCTGCTTATTAAGACTGTTCAGGAACATGTTTCAGACATATAAGATATGAAAATATACGATGTAGACATCTATTTATGTAATTATTGTGGCAATATATATTGAACTGCTAATGTGGAGAATGAAACCGTCAACTTAGGAAGATACATTGGAATTTTGTTACACATGGTTCTGCCTCCTAAAAACAACATAAGAAATTATGTAGGGCTTCTGATGAGTTGGTCATCAAAGTCGGTTACATAATTCTAACAACTGGTAATCAACTTGGTTATATTCGCGTTGATAGCTGAATATTTTTAGTTCATTTTGCAACAGTGGCAAGTCTTGACACAGCAATTCTTGTTTCTCTTATCTTATGGTACTGCTAAAGTACTCTCTTTGCTGAAAAAGAAGATCATCTACTTGTTGCTGTAGGCAAAACTTATTAACTCACAAAGTTAGAGTGTCTGCAACACTGAAAATTCTTGTGCGGTAAGTGTGACTTATTGTGGAAAAATTCGTCAGTGTGACTTGCAGTTTAAGTTCCTTCAAATCGTAATATTAGACTTTGTAAATGCTTAGACATTTGAAACAAAGTTCATTGTAATTATGTAAAAGTTATCATATAGAAATCTGAAAATCTCTGCTGCAGTAGCCATTTTGATCTCGGGAATGAAAATTCTTGCTGCAGAATAAAAGGCCTTCTTTAGTGCAAGGATTTTCGTATTTGCACAGAGATTTTCATGTGGGGATGATCGTTTTACTGATGTGTAAAAGAATCGACATTGCTTGAAATTCACAAGTAAAATATATTTTACGACTTGTTGGAAAATTTGAAGTTTTGTAAAAATCCTAACATTTGGTTGCTCAGTTCTTTGTTACCTCTACTCTATATCACTAATGAACTTTTTAATAACTGCGTAAAACTATATTTTCCAGATTTCACATCTCTGCAAATGGGAATTTCTTATAGATTTTGCTGAATGTTTCAACTGGAAAAATTCTTACAGGGAAACCCTAGTTATTACTTCAGGCAAAAATTTCAACAAAAAATTTCTTATAGATCAAGTTGCTGAAAATTTTACCAAAAAAATTTCTTATACAAAAGAAAGTACAGCCAACCCTAGTCATTACTTTAGGGTAATAAAACAATGAAAAAATGTCTACAAAAATGTGTGATGATCAATTCTGTACATGTTGGAGTCAGTAGAAACTAGAAAAGGCCAGACTCATAATTCCCCCAAGCGAGACGTCAGATCAAGAAAAATATCCTCTCTGCATGGTATTGTAAGTCCACCATTTGGATGATGAAAGCCATATTCTTCCTCTGCTTGACTCAAcaagttctgaaaagaagatTTATTTAAGAATGATAAAGGGATCACGAATCGCTTCTTTTCTTGTTCTCCAACATAGACTGCAAAATAACCCTTTGGTACATCTGACATTGTAGAACTTGTGTGCCTGGCAGTTAAGGAAGATCTTCGAAGAATTTGTTTAGCTTGGTTAATAAGAGGCATACGGATAGCCATAGATCTGAAGAATGAATATGAAATAATGATCTCTTGAGGACTTGATAATTGAAGAAATCTCAGATAGTTGAGCTTAGTAGTTTTGATGAGTATCAGATGAATTGCAAGTGTATATATAGATGCACTTTGTAAGTGGATTACATTTCGACAAGAACATGAGCGGTGCAAGTACCTTACTTGTGTGGTTAGTAGACAATAAATGCATTGGCATTTAGGCACACATGGTTCTGCCTCCTAACGACAACATAAGAAACAACAGAATAACaacacattggcacttaggcaCACTATGTAGGGCTTCTTATGAGTTGGTCATCAAAGTCTGTTACATATTTCTAACACTGGCAATCAACTTGGCTGTATTTGCAGTTTTGCAATGATAGCTGGATGTTTCTATATCTACTTGGCTATATGAAAGGTTTTACTTTTCTGGCTCTTCTATCACTTTTAACACCATCCTCTCGAACTCTTTAGCATCGAAAAAGCAGGACTGAAAAATGGGAAAAATATAATGAAGAAGCGAGGAATTGAATCTCGAACCTTGTTTCATCAAGAAACGACATTTTCGCTAGGGCTGTAATTCGAGTCGGGCGGCTCGCGAGCTTGCCCGGCTCGAACTCGTTTAAGTGggctcgactcggctcgtttagttaaacgagccgAGTTCGGACAGAAGTTGCGACTCGTTTAATTACCCGAgccggctcgactcgactcgtgaaattaaacgagcCGAGTTCGGGTGGAGTTTTTGGCTCGATTAAGTGTATAATTAAACGAGCCGGCTCGCCCGACTCGTTAATACCGgctcgtttagctaaacgagccggctcgactcgactcgtgaaattaaacgagtcgagttcggGTAATGGTTTAGGGTTTAGGCTCGAGTCGAGTTCGAATTATGCCCGGCTCGAAACTCGGCTCGCTCGGCTCGAATTACAGCCCTAATTTTCGCCATCaccaaggatataataaaatGCATTTTGCTCTACCAATTCAGCTACTTCCCCAATAATTTTTAATTACTTTTCTGGCACTTCTATCACTTTTAACACCATCATCTCGAACTCTTTAATATCGAACAAGTAGGAATGAAAAATGGGAAAAATTGAACCTCGAACCTTGTTTCATCGAGAAACTACATTTTCACTAAGGATATATAAATGCATTTTGCTCTACCAATTGAGTTATTTCCCCAATAATTTCCTCCTGCCCGAAGAAAGCTGTCAGTTAAAGCTAAAGCTGCAAACAAACagaaccgagccgagccgagcataatttttttttaaactaGCCGAGCCGAGCCGCGCCGAGTTTGAAAACTGAGCCGAAACAAAATGTTCACGATCGACTCGTTTATAAACGAGCTGAGCAAAGCCAAGCCGAACACGAGTTTGCTCACGAACaaccgagccgagccgaactcgagccgagTTGAGTTGTGCACTAACAGTTCGCATATATTTTTTAATCGACCAGCTTAAGGTATAGTTCGCAAATACTAGTTTCATCTTACAATTATATACCCACACTCACACCCTAGACTTGATTCTTAATCCATTGGTGtataattttatcaatatatttCACAAGTCAAGTTTTaagaataaaattaattttattttaaattatttagaCATTCATAACTTTAGAAATCGTACATTACTTTTAAATTGTAGATGTCGATTGTCAAAGATATAGTAATTTCTGATATTTCAGTTAAATTGGTTAAAATTAGACTaaacatataaaataaaataaagaaagcAAGCCCCTTTAAGTGGTCGagaaatataattattaaaaactattttattttttttcttaaaaatattataatgttataatttattttaacaactcattattttaatttttttgaaattgtAATTTTGGTCGATTTTATCATAGACTCCTCTAATAAAAGTGTGAGATGAAATTTACAGTTAACTTTAATTagaaattatttgttaaaataatcaAGCTCCTGTAATAtgtattaaattaattattttatttattattaaaacatgtattaaattttaattaaattaatcattttactttaaaataagtattaaattttaattaaaaaatttaaaatctttatacaagtgaatagtaaatatttattatttgttatatataaaaatttcatACGAGCCAAGTCGAGTTACCGAGTTCGAGCCGACTCCGAGCTGAACGAGCCGAGTCCGAGCCGAACATACAAATAACTCGGCTCAGCTCATTTAATTAATTTATCAGATTGCAAATTGTTTCTGGAGAGTAATTGTAGCTCTAATTTTCTATAAATCCTTCTATCAAAGATAGTATACATCATGGGATTACTTTGCTGAACTTAAAAGTAGAAATTTACCAAAATGCCACTTTGCTGTTTATGTCGGAAAAACTGAAAGGAAGAGATTCATTGTTCCATTATCATATTTAAAACATCGTTCATTCCAAAAGTTGTTAAGGCGGGCTGATGAAGAGTTTGGCTATGATCATCCTATAGGATGTCTTACAATCCCGTGCAACGTGGAAACGTTCATTAGTGTGACTTTCAATTTAGGTTCCTCGAAATAGTGAAACACTTTAAATGCTTAGACTGTTAGACATTTGAAAAATAGTTTATTGTATGtaaaaattacataaaagttatcaCACCATTCACCGAAGAAATCTAGTATTCAACCATTCATAACTCTTCTGCACTAGTCAAATTCATATGACAATATCTGTGGACAAGAATGTTCCACTGATTCATAAGCCGTAGGTATCATACATACTTAAGGCTAATGCAGATTATGTACGTTGCTGCTATGCCATCTTGCCTGCCACATCACTATTCTCTCAACAACGACCTCTAGGACCACATTCTCATAATTGTCTCTTTTATCCTTCTTGTTAGCTTAAGTACTCTGATAGTATATGGACATGGTTGTTTTTCTCTATTCCTAGTTTGTTGCTTGCTATATGTAAAGGAAGCTGTATGGATTCAAAGGTATTATTGAATGATTATCATTTTGACATTTGTGgttgtttctcattttcagatttgtATATTGCCCTATTAGTctttatggtatcagagccgtTACATATGCTTATTTGGTTTTGTTTTTAAATTCAACTAATCTGTATCATACTCTTTCATCATCTCTCAATCTGTTTTTATTTCAGATCTAAGAAAGCTTGAGTGTCTGTTTACCCAAAATGGCGAATGGCACGAGATTCACTATTGATTTATCCCTTAGATGGTCCTTTGTCTGTAATTATTAAGTTGCCAACAGGGGCCAGTGCAAAGATTACTCATATTGGCAACTTAATATTGAAAAGTGGTCTTGTCTTGAAAAAGGTTCTTTATGTGCCTCAGTTTCAACATAATTTAATGTCTATTCACAGGCTGTCTAAGGACAACTGTGTGGTCCATTTTCACCCAGAAGGATGCTCCATTATTGATGCAGCAACAAAGCGAACACGGGCAAATGGTGCATTTCGAAATGGATTGTATTATCTCAAGGATGAGCTTGTTGTGATCACTGCTAACTCTGTCTCGAAGAAGCCAATAT
This sequence is a window from Apium graveolens cultivar Ventura chromosome 9, ASM990537v1, whole genome shotgun sequence. Protein-coding genes within it:
- the LOC141683620 gene encoding auxin-induced protein 6B-like; translated protein: MAIRMPLINQAKQILRRSSFSARHTDSKGSDVPKGYCAVYVGEQEKKRFVIPLSFLNISSFQNLLSQAEEEYGFHHPNGGLTIPCREDIFLDLTSRLGGL
- the LOC141682797 gene encoding auxin-induced protein 6B-like, with the translated sequence MAIRMPLINQAKQILRRSSLTARHTSSTMSDVPKGYFAVYVGEQEKKRFVIPLSFLNKSSFQNLLSQAEEEYGFHHPNGGLTIPCREDIFLDLTSRLGEL